A genomic segment from Flammeovirga pectinis encodes:
- a CDS encoding alkaline phosphatase produces MNRIASLLLLGAFGISSVACAQEKFNYPGKSKEKVEATDKITYTTTRTYPVQEISSKSKAKRPKNVIVMISDGTGTSQFFTAIAANNNQAYIEQMPITGFSKTASKNKFTTDSAAGGSAISTGHKSNNGEIGLDENGNAAKTLLEMCDEQGKSTGLIATSSITHATPASFIAHQPSRKMNEEIALDFFSTDIDVFIGGGKKHFADRKDGKDLIKDLDKKGYKVAYTIDEVTATTDGKLAGLLADDAMPPYTERGDVLPEAANTAVKLLNQNKEGFFLMVEGSQVDWGGHNNNTELLITEMQDFDYTLGEMLKFAEKDGETLIVVTADHETGGFSVNGGDPSKNTLVTSYTSTHHTATMVPVFAYGPGAEEFSGIYENTEIAKKIMKLMKLK; encoded by the coding sequence ATGAATAGAATAGCATCATTACTTCTCTTAGGAGCTTTTGGAATTTCTTCTGTAGCCTGTGCACAAGAAAAATTTAACTACCCAGGTAAATCAAAGGAAAAAGTTGAAGCAACAGACAAGATTACTTATACCACAACAAGGACATATCCGGTTCAAGAAATTTCATCAAAATCAAAAGCAAAACGTCCTAAAAATGTTATTGTTATGATTTCTGATGGTACAGGAACGTCTCAATTCTTTACAGCTATTGCAGCAAATAATAATCAGGCTTACATAGAACAAATGCCTATTACGGGTTTTTCTAAGACGGCTAGTAAAAATAAGTTTACTACAGATTCTGCGGCAGGGGGATCTGCCATCTCTACAGGACATAAATCTAACAATGGAGAAATTGGTTTAGATGAAAATGGCAATGCAGCAAAAACACTTTTAGAAATGTGTGATGAACAAGGTAAATCTACTGGTTTAATTGCAACATCATCGATTACTCATGCAACACCTGCTTCGTTTATTGCACACCAGCCTTCAAGAAAGATGAACGAAGAAATTGCACTAGATTTCTTTTCAACTGATATTGATGTTTTTATTGGTGGAGGAAAGAAACATTTTGCAGACAGAAAAGATGGTAAAGATTTGATAAAAGATCTTGATAAAAAAGGGTATAAAGTAGCATATACTATTGATGAAGTAACAGCAACAACAGATGGAAAATTAGCAGGTTTACTTGCTGATGATGCAATGCCTCCGTACACAGAAAGAGGAGATGTTTTACCTGAAGCTGCAAACACAGCAGTTAAGTTATTAAACCAGAATAAAGAAGGATTTTTCTTAATGGTAGAAGGCTCACAAGTAGATTGGGGTGGCCATAATAATAATACAGAACTATTGATTACTGAAATGCAAGATTTTGATTATACACTTGGTGAAATGTTGAAATTTGCAGAAAAAGATGGAGAGACACTAATTGTAGTTACAGCAGATCATGAAACTGGAGGTTTTTCTGTAAATGGTGGAGATCCTTCTAAAAATACATTAGTTACTTCGTATACATCTACGCATCATACGGCTACTATGGTTCCTGTTTTTGCTTATGGTCCGGGAGCTGAAGAATTTTCTGGCATCTATGAAAATACAGAAATTGCTAAGAAAATCATGAAATTGATGAAGCTGAAATAG